The Pyrococcus kukulkanii genome contains a region encoding:
- a CDS encoding D-glucuronyl C5-epimerase family protein has protein sequence MIRKRKAIVLTLAIAILAVSFAGWKHSTITLQGRKCQAYVVLMGEDGYFELADFNISLGNVSITPFNVNTPFLLTSDTCNVTVSGTAVGWSGVRFNITGSLHLQPRTVTFLKLHHYPSRFVVLEGERIPLSSLPRTFFANHSKLKEEIIGTYGDDMIKDFLRKNKVLREKYLNLWLKTGNLTYLQAYRDLSYHLDMLVFLYRLGKLDEKSFRYISLGLIATTYYYETFQRPGHKDMSMVFSNWSPYYGTIKIVDGPINLTLPFVYYRARGFNLYPVSAVHWAEESWRKGKINVMLSILNDLTPFIREGEYHGVKYTYLPVYFHFQNSSIPWVSGYSQGVACGMYAIAYNITKDEQYLRLATLFFNSFKVPVDYGGFVIESEFGPWILEYPYYPTQLVLNGHIISARGLYYYYEVTGDREALKLFLTYVESVKRALPYFDTGNWSRYAIIYNSSSVFYHRLHIRLLYWLYRVTGDETFLEYAKKWNEYLVKRGLKPENLV, from the coding sequence ATGATTAGGAAGAGGAAAGCCATTGTGCTAACTTTGGCAATCGCTATCTTGGCAGTATCATTTGCTGGGTGGAAACACTCCACCATCACACTTCAGGGAAGAAAGTGCCAAGCGTACGTAGTCTTGATGGGTGAGGATGGGTATTTCGAGCTTGCAGATTTTAATATATCCCTTGGGAATGTGAGTATAACTCCCTTTAACGTGAATACTCCCTTTCTTTTAACTTCAGATACATGCAACGTTACAGTCTCTGGGACGGCAGTTGGGTGGAGCGGGGTAAGATTTAACATCACGGGAAGTCTACACCTCCAACCTAGGACCGTTACCTTTCTCAAGCTTCACCACTATCCCAGCAGGTTTGTAGTGTTGGAAGGGGAGCGCATTCCACTGTCATCTCTTCCTAGGACATTCTTTGCTAATCATAGTAAGTTGAAGGAGGAGATAATAGGAACCTACGGTGATGATATGATAAAAGATTTCCTTAGGAAGAATAAAGTCCTGAGGGAGAAGTACCTTAATCTATGGCTTAAAACAGGCAATCTCACGTATTTGCAGGCCTACAGGGATCTTTCCTACCACTTAGATATGCTAGTTTTCTTGTACAGGCTGGGCAAATTGGACGAGAAAAGTTTTAGGTACATTTCGCTGGGTCTCATAGCAACGACGTATTATTATGAAACGTTCCAGAGGCCTGGGCATAAGGACATGTCCATGGTCTTCTCCAACTGGTCTCCTTACTATGGGACGATAAAGATCGTTGACGGTCCGATAAATTTAACCCTCCCCTTTGTTTATTATAGGGCGAGGGGATTTAATCTATATCCAGTCTCCGCGGTTCACTGGGCCGAGGAAAGTTGGAGAAAAGGTAAGATAAATGTGATGCTCTCAATATTAAACGACTTAACCCCATTTATACGGGAAGGAGAGTACCATGGGGTTAAATATACCTATCTTCCTGTATACTTCCACTTTCAGAACTCAAGCATCCCCTGGGTTTCTGGATACTCTCAAGGGGTAGCCTGCGGTATGTATGCTATTGCTTATAATATCACAAAGGATGAACAATACCTAAGGCTTGCAACCCTGTTCTTCAACTCGTTTAAGGTTCCAGTTGACTATGGAGGCTTTGTAATTGAAAGTGAATTTGGACCATGGATACTTGAGTATCCTTATTACCCCACTCAGCTTGTTCTTAATGGCCACATAATATCGGCGAGGGGTTTGTATTATTACTATGAGGTAACGGGAGATCGGGAGGCTTTGAAACTTTTTTTGACCTACGTGGAGTCAGTTAAAAGAGCTCTACCCTATTTTGATACTGGAAATTGGAGCCGTTACGCCATCATTTACAATTCCTCGAGTGTTTTCTATCACAGGCTTCACATAAGGTTACTCTACTGGCTCTACAGGGTAACTGGGGATGAAACGTTCTTAGAGTACGCGAAAAAGTGGAATGAATACTTGGTTAAAAGAGGGTTAAAGCCGGAGAATCTTGTATAA